The genomic stretch CGAGGTGGTTCACTCTAGCCCCCTGTTGTCGTGGGCGATGATGGCGCCACACAAGCCCTTGTTCTTCAGGTTCTGCTTTCACGACTGCACCTTCTTGGGCCACCTGTACGACCCTTGCTTCGTCCAGTGGTATAACTTCGACTTCCCCCGCTTAGAAAAGAGCATCTGGCGCACGTCCTCCTCCGGTGGCCTGGTTTGCTTGATGAACACCAATGACGGAGATCGCTTATTGGTCGGCAATCCCATCAAGAGAGACTGGAAGTTGCTTCCTCGAGTCCCCGGCGGCTCCTCCCCCCAGTTCAACGCGCTCGCCTTGTCGTTCGACCGCCTCACGCGCGACTACACCGTGGTCTCCTCGTGTGGGTCCCTTTCTGAAGAAGCATCTCATCTCTCTCCCTGTTTCCGCTCGCTCGCTCGCTCTCCTGGCGAGATCTCTccagcctcctttctcttctctgatATCCAGCTATGGATCTGGTGGCCCCAATCGCCGTGCTCCTCGTCGCCGCGGCGGTGACCTTGGGGACGGAGGCCTCGATCCACGCCTACGACCTCGAGCCCTTCAGGGAGGTAGGGAACGCGCTCCTCCTCTCCGGCGGCAGCGAGGGCATCGTCGCGTCCCGCCTCGACGCCCTTGGTCCCCTACGGATCGGAGATGGTCGGGCTTACATCAAGTAACTACTTTATTTCTTTATTCTTCAGCTGCTTCGTGACTTGGTTTTTTCTTGTGGTTGAATTGCATTGTGAGGATCCGGCTGCAAATTCCATTTTTAGACGTGATTTTAATGAAACCGGTCATTTTTAGCTCCTAGCACGTTTCCTTCCTTTTGTATTGGGCATTTGTCACCAGAAGTTACTGTGGATCTTCTGTGATCTATCAGAAGTTAGGGTTCATAGATTTTTGTAGATTGAAAGCGGTTGGGATTGCAAGATACCAGTTTGACTGGAGTTTACTTAGCTTTTAGTGCTGCTCGCTTTTGCATTGTTTCATTATTGGGATAGTTCACCACCTGCAGAGACCTATGTCATGCTGTTAGAGAGATTTTGAAAGGCTAATTCACTTTCGTAGCTTGTTTTGTTTAATTCTAGATGGATCAATCACTAACTTGTGCTATAGATAGAGATCAAACTATCGGTTTGCTTATGAATTTTACATATTTATAATATACTTCAACAGATATTATATTTAATTAGAGGAATGAACAACTCTCTTATGTTTATCATGAGAATACAAAAGATGAATAATTGAGGTAATAATCCGAGTTCTCTGGGTAGCGTTTGTCTTGATATCTAAGGTCAGCTAGGAAAGTATTCAATTTAACTTGGGATTACGGCAGATACAAGGTTTTTGTTTATCATGCTAACCGCTATGGTACTAGGTTTTTCTTCAAGAGAACATAGACCATTTGAGgatattctcacgaaggccttgaattttaacgaacatggtggacgtgtgagaggcataggagcaaatgtcactccatcatccttcttcaagcttgctagagggaaggtgcaaattgataaggctgcctatgaaaggcaacagaaagagtttaaggaggcaaaagctatgctttctgaCCAAGGTGACAGAATAAaaaaattggaagcaatggtgttgaaactttctggtcgagaatttgagagtgaggagaagggtagctgctcagttaaaccacaatgcctcctcgatataaaacctgaagttgaacgtcataggcgcctctcaaatgaaggcctagaagaacatgatgatgatgatgtgaaagttattgagaaggattcggctttacaggttaaatatatatttcacgttgatattattatcccatcGTTAGTTTCAACACCATTGCTTCCACAATGCGGGGGGCCTCCACCGGAATCGTCTACGGCGGCCTCAAGTACCAGGTCGCAACGGCGGTAACCACTCCAACTCCTTTCTTCTTTGGAACTCTACTAATTCGTCTTCCTCTCCACTCCTTCCCAAGGCCCGATGCATCGCCGACGTTAAGGCCGACATTGACCACACCAGCTTTCTCGCCGGAACTCTCAGCCTCAAAGAGGAAAACGAGGTTCATCTCTCTCGTCGATCTCGATCTAATGATTTTGTGGGTGATTTCGGTGTTTTTGTTTATTAGGTGCATCTGATCCGAGTTTCACCGTCAGGATCGGAGCTCATATGCGATGGTCTCTTCTATCACCCAAACGAGATCTGGGATCTCAAGACTTGCCCATTCGATCCCAGGATTTTCTCTACAGTGTTCACTTCTGGTGAGTAAACGATGACTTGGAGCCGTAGTAACTTGGTCTTGAATTAATGGGTGGCAGTGTGTTCTTCAGAAATGTAGAATAGTAAGTAGGTGAGTGTTTCTGTATGCGAATAAGCTAAGCTAGATGACCCTTATGTTTAGTCTCGATGTAGTTCTGTAATTGGTTTTTTTCtaggaaaaaaaggaaatttgTTTAACCACATAAGCTGTTCGAAAATGGAATGATAAATGTATGGTTTATTCACTCATGAGATTTAGCCTTGCATCATATAtctaacttttgaatcctttttaATTTTGTGAATTATAGAAAAGGGACAGTATATACAGGTTTACATGAAAAAATCCTTTCAGGGGAAAATTTGTTCGTGGAGCTATAGTTTATTGTGGAAATATTTGttattttgtttatcttgttTAGCACTTCTCTCATTCTTGTTGTGTCTGAATGAGTTAAAACTCATACTCGGCCCTATGATATTTTTTGAGCACTTTTGTTTTCTATTTGAATGAAGTACAGTTATGCTAATACTTTTAGGGTATTGATCTTTTTCTGTGAAATGATTCCAGCCCTATCTGTGTTAAAACTAATAAAGTTTGCATTGAACTGAAGGTGAAGCATATGGGGCTTTTGTTTGGAAGATTCCTGAGCTCTATGGACAGTCGAATGCCCCACAACTCGAACAATTGGTCTCCCTTGACAAGCATTCTTTTAAGATCAAGTGGTAATCTCATTTTGGCATGTTTGTGTTTTCCAGTTTTTGCTAATATTAAAAGAAAAGAAgatacttgggctccaagcaccTTTTAATGACTCCTTATTGGTATGCTTGTCAGCGTCCTTTGGTGGCCATCTGGGAAGCATGATAGACTAATCAGCATTGATGAAGGAAATCTTTTCCTTTGGAGTATAGATTCGTCCAATAAAGTAGCCAAGGTAAGCTCCTTAAAGAACCTTCTATTATCTTTAGAAAGACTAATGGTTGTGCTATTAGGTTCCTTTGTGATATGAATGATAAACCTTGTAATGTGATAGTTGTCTATTGCTTTAGGTTTATATTAGTATATTTCAGCTGATTGTAAAATTTTGAATCTGTTATatagaaaaaaattatgagaagaCAATTCTAAAGCTTTACAAATTTATTTGTCAACTCATAATGTTGATGCTTTAAGccgatttagttttggtttgcaGAAGCATCAGGTGCATGGTTTATAGTTTAAGGTATGAAGCATATACAACTTTCCAAGTTCTTGGCCATGGAAAATTAGATCTAGTCTCCCGCCTAGGGAGAAGCTATCgtaaatggtaaccttaggattaaagtattgattacatttttttttattcatgggTGCCTGTGGATATTtgaacctgctcaacttcctctaaatatctaacacattgatactcgaatttaacctaacctattaagataaatgggtaatcaaaccAAAAGAAGAAAATTGATATGAGTAATAAAGAAGAAATCTCAAATTGAGGCATGGTTGGACTGGTTTTATTGTTAAGCTCAAGGGCCCTAGCCTCAGATTGCAGCCAGGAGCATAATCACTCTTGCTGATAGGTGAATTACAAACACTTGACTTTGCAAGTAAGCAAGTAGCTGACTTACCTGGGccctcttttaaatttttttattagattTGTAGTTTGTGTATGCTACTATATTTCAGATagtttcttttccatttttcctTGTTGAACATTCTTTTGATATGtatgttatattttatttatttacatacAATTTTATTCATTGTTTCTAAAAGCCAACCAATATACTCTTTTACATAAAACCCTTAAATTAGACCTCATTTTGAAAAGCTTTCTATTAAGACCACAATAAACTTTCTTTCACATTAGGAAGCCCTGTCAAACTAGGCAATGAAGGGGTTGCTGGCTTATTTATATGTATTATAGATGCGATCATGAAGTTTCatcaattgaaaatttgaaattctgGTCACCAAAATGGAATTAGATTTTCTGTACTTTATTTGTTTGATTTCCTGATCATCTGAATTCCACGGACAGCTAAATCTGAAAGAGGGAATTGGATTAAGGAGTTGAAAGTGAAAAGGATAGCGTGCTGGTTTTCCATTGCGGATTGACAGTAGGACCTAGAATCAAATAACTTGGTACCTAACCGCCTTATATACCAAGTATAAATTTTATTCTTTATTACTcatatcaattttattatttaagaaggcagctgccttcttgccgcattccttgctgttgtggttggtagcagaaatcacataaaatagggggcttagtgcaggatattcaggataccaagatggcattagaggtagtacaataaatagtatatctcttcattagaggtagctttgttcttctatgcttccttcactggatttgttgtgtagtcatatttctttgttcaactattatcatgcctagtaagttgttgtatgatgttgtcggttcttatcaatctgtacacttgaattagaaggagcaaattatctatgttatattctaagcagcatatactaagtgtcatatatgaaagttttagattctatgttatattcgttatcttccacatcaacctttaaaaactcagtattctattttatttgatacatgtacacatttgttttagttatttgacatatggttgatttatgtatttttacagtttacaaatctcaagtactccagagttgaaattgatgaagtgcggttcgagtgggctgaatgcatgctagattacatttgaagtgcggttctaccttgatgtgttaaaagaatgttctaccttgattttgatatctattagctagcttttgatgtaaaaagaatgtttggatattttatggatattgttgtaagaagattatttatataatttgtgaatatttgtgtattttatggatataattgaatga from Zingiber officinale cultivar Zhangliang chromosome 5B, Zo_v1.1, whole genome shotgun sequence encodes the following:
- the LOC121986748 gene encoding F-box/kelch-repeat protein At3g61590-like — encoded protein: MAPHKPLFFRFCFHDCTFLGHLYDPCFVQWYNFDFPRLEKSIWRTSSSGGLVCLMNTNDGDRLLVGNPIKRDWKLLPRVPGGSSPQFNALALSFDRLTRDYTVVSSSMDLVAPIAVLLVAAAVTLGTEASIHAYDLEPFREVGNALLLSGGSEGIVASRLDALGPLRIGDGRAYIK